CCATTGATTTTTTCTGTGTTGTTTGTTTCTTCTCTCTTGTTGTAGTTGTGGTGGTACGTGTTTCGTGTCGATGTGTAAACCTAGGACTAAGGCCCTATATATGTTGTGGAGTATGTGTATTTTTAAGTCTGCCTCACTAACACGAGTGTAATTAGGGCCTGTTTCACTCTTTAAGTATTTCACATCACTTATacaaaacaatattattagaaTAATATTGCCAAACGGATCCTAATATTTTTGACAACCATAAATTTTCCTTGATGATAAAGTTTATAgcctaaaaaaattcaacaaaacttTTTATAATTGCTGATACGGCAGATTATTAGCGATAgataaaaatgtgatattaatgATGAGCTTAAATGAGAACCATTAAAAACTTTTCAacttaattattataaaaaaaacattttcaattttgttctttcatgatttttttttttgggaaaaaaatcacttttagtccctatatttcaggttgtttttgttttattccttgtgtatttaaaaaaaaaattcaattttggttCTTGAGTCTTTCAACAAGGTTTCATTTTGATCCTTAAAATTATCTTAGTTATGGAACTTGCCTGCGTGTCTTGGCATGcataattgacaaaattaactaacaaatattttaagTTTGTATAGCTGATACATCTTCTTGTCTAAACTTAATTGACAAGCCACAACCTTGCATGTGTCACAAGTTTTCTCCAAATGAAAGCCCTAATCCCCACGAAAAAACATTTAATAGTTGCTAATATGGCAAATTGTTAGtaatagataaaaaattaatgttagttgtgggttcaaatgagaatcaacaaaaacttatcaactcaactaatgtgaaaaaagtagtgaaattttcatgttctttcttcatttttattttgggaaaaattaacTGTTACTCCCCTATATtttaggttgtttttgttttactcattgtgtgtgtgtgtgtgtgtgtgttttttttttttttaaattcaatttggTTCTTAAGTCTTTCAACAAGGTTTCATTTTGATCCTTAACACCATCTTAGTTATGGGACTTGCTTATATGACTTGGCAATGCATAATTGagaaaattaactaaaaaaatgacgTATTTTAAGTTTGTGTGATTGATACATCTTCCTTAATTGACAAGCCACGACCCTGCATGTGTCACCAATTTTCCCCAAACATAAACCTAAATCCCCAAATTGAAGATCACAACCCATACATccaaatttaaaacataatCCCCAAATTGTTATCTTCCTTTGTGAAATCCAATCCATCTCTATCAACTTGAAATTGATGGCACCTAGCTTGACATCCTTAGTTGTTAGCTTAAGGGGGGATGTATTTGCAACTTTAGGCATGAAGCTGGGATAGTGACTTCAATGGATTGTTGATAACCTTGAAAGAAGGTTTTATGGGTGTGCCAATTATTGGATAAGTGATTAGGGTGTTTTCGTTATCAACTTTATGGATGATTGTGGTCTACTTGTTAGCTTGTAAGTTTTTGTTATTGATATTTGTGcttttttatttccttctttcCGTGTGGGTAGgctttttggttttgattagTTTCCTGACAtgaaacaccccccccccccttttatggaaatttgttattttacgTGTTCAAATTTGTTGTTAAGTTTTAATTATCAAACGAAACTCATGTTTCATAGTCTAAGTATGGGTCAAAGAGGGGGTGTGCAGTTATCCAACCGATTCGTCAAAAACTGACTTGATCCAATCCAACTCACCtagttgggtcggtttttaagGGGTTGGAGGGTTGAATTGgattgccaattttttttactacGGGTCTAGGTAGGTGCGGGTCAATAGATTCACAAATCAGCCTAATCCAACCTAACTCatctatatttaatatatatatatattaaaaatatattataaaattttataacttactcttttatttatcaatttagTTGGAATAAAACTATATGATATCTTACTAAATTTGAAGCactaataaaatagtttgtatagGGTTGGTGTTATGCTTAGGTTTCTTAAGTTATAAATTTgcttttatttgtatttgtgttGTCCTAAtactcaattaaaaataaaaaataaaaactgtccAACCTGATCcaagtgggttgggttggacccTTGTGATGATTTGAGTtaggttggattttttttcaactcGACCATGTTGGGTTAGACTAAAAAAATCCCTCTACCCATCCTAACCCAACTCATGTACAGCCCtagtcaaattaaaaaaatgtctacTTTATTAGTTTAATCTAGAATAGAAGCAAAAATAGTACAATACATCATTTGACCATATTGATCTATTTGCCTTTATTACAACGAAAATAATGGGTTAAGATCTTGTAGCATAATTGGTTAAcactttttagtattttcaagatattcaaaatttaaatcttcACTCTCTCAATTATCAAAatagaagaaggaaagaaacaATGGTATGTTATTTAGTGCGTGTATatatctaatttataagttatttaactcttttttttcctacaaaaaaaaacttttttttttaatgtttcacgTATTCCATGTATAATTgtccttttttgtttctttgtaaaAGTATTGGACTAGTAGAAAATTAGAACTAATGGCTAAAACaatcaacttttatatatatatatatatatatatatatatatatatatcattcaactttttatttttaagcacctttttattttttattttatttatttattttataggaatcttttatattttatttaaactaaagaaatataaaagaataaaggTGAGAAAGAGTGAGCCTAGCATCAcactaatttttacaattttgtcataattttaCTACGTGTCAAGTTATAagtaatagaaataaaataataaatttatgtgGGTCAATAATTTACCACTACCTACTTGAAAAAATTGTggtaaaattgtgaaaattagtTTGGTACTAAACTTTCTCGGTTGGAAAGGACGGGATGGCCTGACTGGCGCAGCCAAACAGTGGGAACAACAGGCAAAAACCAAGCACCAACCCAAGCAAAAAGAGTTGAATGTTCACTCACTCTATAACAGCAAATAGAGAAAgtagaaaaacacacacacaaacacactcaTAACTTCACAAGGCAAGGAcaaggtagagagagagagagagagagagagagagagagaagatggcAGGAGGAATGGAGGCAAACAAGAACAAGTTCATAGAGGAATGGGGATCAGTCAGAGAGAATCTGGAGCACAACTTCCGTTGGACTCGTCGCAACTTCGCTCTCGTTGGCATCTTCGGCATCGCCGTTCCCTACCTCGTCTACAAAGGCATCGTCCGTGAATTCGTAtgtcatttctctctctctctctctactattttctcttcaaaatcgATCAGATCCCATCACACTTTCATCTAAATAGTAGTTTTGTCGAATTCTagaaatgggttttttttttttttttttttttttttttatatacatactaTAGGATTTATAGCTTTGATGTTTTTGTCTAATGATAATTGCTTATGGGTTTTTTGGTTGTATTGGGATTAGAACCCATGTCACAGATTTTAGCAGTTGAGCTAAATACAGTTGGGTTTTACTATTTCAATTGGTATTTCAgctaaattgtaaatttgtcCGAAATCTATAACCAGTGTAGCGTGTTTTAATTACGATGTTTTGTGCGTGAAAGGGACAACCTTGTAGTGTAAAATTGAGATTCTGGTTTATGGGTacttgtaaattgtaatgtTGTTAATATGTAAAATCTTGGGCTGTTAAAGTGgtaactataaataaaaaaagttcgTACCTAGTACACAAAGCTCCCACTTTTGTGGGTTTGGGGAGAGGTGATTGGCAATCCGCCTTAGCCCCATTGTGGCGTACAATTGAGATTCTGGTTACTGGATACTTGTAATGTTGTAAATGTGTAAAATCATGCGCTGTTAAAGTGGAACTATCAATAAAAAAGGGTTGTATCTTGTGCACAAAGCTCCCACTTTTCCAGGGTCAGGGAGAGGTGATTGACAGTCAACCTTAACCCCATTTTTGTTTGGGAAAGGCTGATTCCCGAATTTGAACCCATGACTTGTACCTTTTGGTAGAAGGAACTTGTGGAAACTGTTAATGggatagaaaattattttgattgcTAAGTTACACGCGCACTCCCGTGGTCTTACCCTCCATCCCATGTAGGGAGGGAGGAAGTGCCATTTGCCAGCAACCCATGTAATCCAATGGCACTTCCTGACCTCTTCCAAGGGAGAGGTTGAAGGTTCAATCCCTAATAGTGAGATACCACATGGTGAactgataaaaaataaaaaagggggcAAGTCCCACTTGAGCTAGAACCCATGACCATGGGTTGAggttatatcaaaataattggGTCTGTTTGTTTGTCTTGTGACATATTGGAGTTTGCTATAACGTGTTTCAAACACTTATGGAATGGCACCAAAGTTGCCATTGTTCTTGACATTTTTCTCCTCTTGAATAATAAAGCACGTACCTTGGAAAAATAGAGACCCACCTTACTTCATTGACCTTGTGATTGCTTTTATTGTCTTCAAGGAGAAGAAAAGCAACTAAAATTCCCTTGGAAGTTGTGAGTATGCagttcttaataaaaatttctcTCTTATGAGTGGATTGTTATGGTTGTTGGGTTGTGGGAATAAGGTTGAGAGAGCATTTGGATGTATCTTGTTGTTGAAAGCTTATTGACTTAAAACTGGTTAAAGTATAGTTGTACCTAGAAAAAGTGAGgctttaaaaatttgaacataagcaaataagctaaaaagctaaatgaAAAGTAAGTGTAAAACAGACACTGAGCTTCCTATATTTTTGAAGCTACTGACACAAATTCTACATAGATATGTGTTGATCTCTTTATATCTGTGCAAAGTATTTTCATATGGGACATCTAATCTTTTGGGAAATTGATTTGAATAATCTTGTGTTGTTTGAGTAGAGTTTCATTGTTAACAGATATGGAAAATTTTGTAGGCTTTCTTATTCAGTTCTACTGTATAAGGGAGAGGTAAACAAAGTAGTTTATCATCTACCATTTCAGTTCAAAGAATTGGTATATGATGACCTTAATTGACTTAAAACATCTGCGTGTTAAATTATTTCCTAGCCATAATCGTATTAGTTTTTGGCCGGATTTATAAGCTTAATAATGTTAGGTACTTTATTCAGTATCCCCATTTAAGTTGgattaaaaaatctcaaacataCATTATTCTTTAAAGTTAGTGACATATGCTACATTACCACACTAAGCACCATATTTTAGTTGGGGAAAAAGATGGGCTCCTCTATTTGATAAAAATTTCAATGTCTTGCTTGAGTAAAATCTGGCTATACCATGCTTAACTGTTTTTCATTCACAAATATCTTTTTTCACCCTTCTGATATGTGAGTTTTTTTGTCCCCAAGGGAAGGGAGTAAGGGAGATTTAAACTAGTGACCTCTGCTTCATGAGGCATGATACCCAGTTGAATGTGCTACCCCCTGGGATTATTTTCCATTCGCAAATATTATGTCTTCTAAGTTGCTCTCTTTATTTGTTCATTTAACTTGTATCCTCACACACCACTCGTTTCTTATGGGGGTGGAAGCACTATTTAGCCTAGAGGCCAATTCAGCttttggttttagttttttaagGTTGAAGACTTGCTATACttagagatatatatatatatataaaagcttttAATTTAATGCAAAGGGCTAtggaattttatttcttattttcttggtTTATGTGAATGCTGTGAGAGGCGCCAAGCACAAGTCTGGTACAATGTTAAAATGTTAGGGTGCCAAGCGCAATCTTGACAGTGGCCACTTCTTGAAAAATGCTGAAGAATAGGACCATATCTAAGTCACCCCTTCCATGACCTCACTTTAAGTTTGACTAACACTCGGCtctgttttgttttcaataaagttttttgttacttatcaaaaaaagtttGACCAATACTGGGTAATGACCCTTTAGTGTGAGAAGTCCAGAATTGGCGCCTTAGAATATGTGGGGATGGAGACTGGGAGGGATGGTGTACAagatctttttattttgtttcagaATGATGTGAGGAGTCTTAAACTCTAGAAGTGTAATGTTATTTTGAGTTGTATAACATGCCTCATATGATCTACTTTAtacaagtttttgtaaattCAGTTCTGGGGAAACTGGAAAGATCATTACTTTGCACTTTTCATGATATTGAATTAtctttagatttattatgctATATAGGCTCTACTATTGAATTATCATAATTTCCTTGAGGTCCCTTATACTAATAACATTGAACTTTTTTATGTAAAGCCAATTCTACATACAATGGTACATAAATTgtgtggtttttgtttttctctccttccttttttttggggggaaggGGGCTGTTTCTGTGTTGCCTGAACTTATTTGCCTCTGTTTTGTACTTcatttattcatgtttattttcgTCTACTTTTTGCCTGTGGTCACAGGTTTGGACTTTACCTAGTAAAAACTTGTAACATGTGACCTTGttcctctattttttatttattaaaatctaTTACTGTACGTACACCCTACTATCAAAGTTGTGCCGTTGAACTTTCTTTGCAGCAGATATGAATTGATTCCAAGACTAATTTGGACTCAAAATTCGATCTTTGTTTCATCACTGAAATGTAATGGTACTGCACACTGCAGAAACAGccttcttcattttcatttacTTTTTGCCCATGGTCAATCTTCTCTCCTTACCATTTGAGAAACAACTATGTAGAATAGTTTTgtacattttcatttttgttatttagaTGGATGCAAGTACATGTTGAAATTGTTATTCCATACTTCCAGTTACTCATTGAGCTTGCTAAGTGCTAACATATTGTTAATTGTGGTTACAGCATATGCAAGATGAGGATGCAGGCAGGCCGTACAGGAAGTTCCTGTGAGACTTCAAAAGTGCTTGATAATAATTGTGGGGAGTAGTAGAACTAGGTTCTCTATGGAACCA
This portion of the Castanea sativa cultivar Marrone di Chiusa Pesio chromosome 7, ASM4071231v1 genome encodes:
- the LOC142643284 gene encoding uncharacterized protein LOC142643284, which translates into the protein MAGGMEANKNKFIEEWGSVRENLEHNFRWTRRNFALVGIFGIAVPYLVYKGIVREFHMQDEDAGRPYRKFL